One part of the Thermodesulfobacterium commune DSM 2178 genome encodes these proteins:
- a CDS encoding radical SAM protein, with translation MSAYPSYLKLMETGEIDKRIEILYAKLESCDLCPNRCGVNRLKGERGFCKVLHKPMISSYGPHFGEERPLVGENGSGAIFFTYCNMACVYCQNWEISHLGEGDLLEVEDLARIMIILQVWGCHNINLVTPTHQVPFIVKAIKLAAEMGLRLPIVYNCGGYESLETLRLLEDIVDIYMPDIKYMDDKIALKLSKVKNYSSVVREAVKEMHRQVGDLVIEGGIAKRGLIVRHLVLPEDLSQTEEVIKFIAEEVSKDTYFNLMDQYRPCGDAWKYPPLDRKITQEEWKRALGWAKKYGLKRLDDRRARFWDL, from the coding sequence ATGAGTGCCTATCCCTCTTATCTTAAACTGATGGAAACCGGAGAGATAGATAAAAGGATAGAAATTCTTTATGCCAAGCTTGAAAGTTGTGACCTTTGTCCCAATCGGTGTGGGGTTAACAGGCTCAAGGGGGAAAGAGGTTTTTGCAAGGTTTTACATAAGCCTATGATTTCAAGTTATGGCCCTCATTTTGGAGAAGAAAGACCTCTGGTAGGGGAAAACGGTTCTGGAGCTATCTTTTTTACTTACTGCAATATGGCTTGTGTTTATTGCCAGAACTGGGAAATCAGTCATTTAGGAGAAGGGGACTTATTAGAAGTAGAGGATTTAGCAAGGATCATGATTATCCTTCAGGTCTGGGGCTGTCATAACATCAACTTAGTTACTCCTACCCATCAAGTTCCTTTCATTGTAAAGGCTATAAAGTTAGCAGCAGAAATGGGGCTAAGGCTTCCGATTGTTTATAACTGCGGAGGTTATGAATCTTTAGAAACTTTAAGATTATTGGAAGACATAGTAGATATTTACATGCCTGATATCAAATATATGGATGATAAAATTGCTTTAAAACTTTCTAAAGTAAAAAACTACTCTTCTGTGGTAAGGGAAGCTGTAAAAGAGATGCATAGACAGGTGGGAGATTTGGTGATAGAAGGGGGTATAGCCAAAAGAGGTTTGATTGTAAGACATTTAGTTTTACCTGAAGACCTTTCTCAGACAGAAGAGGTGATTAAGTTTATCGCTGAAGAGGTTTCAAAGGATACCTACTTTAACCTTATGGATCAGTACAGACCTTGTGGAGATGCCTGGAAATATCCTCCCCTTGATAGAAAGATTACCCAAGAGGAATGGAAAAGAGCCTTAGGTTGGGCAAAAAAGTATGGGCTTAAGCGTCTTGATGATCGCAGGGCAAGGTTTTGGGATCTGTAA